One window of the Streptomyces sp. NBC_00259 genome contains the following:
- a CDS encoding DUF2617 family protein codes for MLTTLKTSYTDTRAADLAWALGREPLPALAELDLELSGAKLQLRLLGASHQVLLEEDRGACSETVACMPGSSTPLPLGVERRLGDWEYEFAARVETLSQDSFAGRAQEVIALVTDHPHGLAGTFPGSPHAFTAMVAQRLDGQVGWRTWHAYPQEGQLVVTRTRVGARLPAGR; via the coding sequence ATGCTCACGACCCTGAAGACCTCCTACACCGACACCCGCGCGGCCGATCTGGCCTGGGCGCTGGGCCGGGAGCCGCTGCCCGCCCTCGCCGAGCTCGACCTCGAACTGTCGGGCGCGAAGCTGCAGTTGAGACTGCTGGGCGCTTCCCACCAGGTGCTGCTCGAGGAGGACCGGGGCGCCTGCTCCGAGACCGTCGCCTGCATGCCGGGCAGCAGCACCCCCCTGCCGCTGGGCGTCGAACGGCGGCTCGGTGACTGGGAGTACGAGTTCGCCGCGCGCGTCGAGACGCTGTCGCAGGACTCCTTCGCGGGCCGTGCGCAGGAGGTGATCGCGCTGGTGACCGACCATCCGCACGGGCTCGCCGGCACGTTCCCCGGCTCGCCGCACGCGTTCACGGCGATGGTCGCCCAGCGCCTGGACGGCCAGGTGGGGTGGCGGACCTGGCACGCGTACCCGCAGGAGGGCCAGCTCGTGGTGACCCGCACCCGGGTCGGCGCGCGACTGCCCGCCGGGCGCTGA
- a CDS encoding polyamine aminopropyltransferase — protein sequence MIDPPLPAPVQGGVRPPVRPGAGRFLVLLVVFVCAACGLVYELELVALASYLIGDSVTQASVVLSVMVFAMGIGSLLAKRLRCHAAVGFALVEAALALIGGCSALVLYAAFAWLGEARHALVAFSLAIGVLIGAEIPLLMTLIQRASRRGGAGEGDEDAAGTVADLFAADYVGALVGGLAFPFLLLPWLGQLTGALLTGAVNAVAGGALVLWLFRRDMSARSRWWLLVANLTVLAVLATATALVDDFESAARRAVYGEPVRVAVRTGVQEVVLTGAEHGPVKLFLDGRLQVSGGPEDRHHRALVDPAMRRGPHARVLVLGGGDGLAAREVLRHPGVRSVTVVELDPGMVRLARSDPALSALNGSVYRDPRLKVVYADAFCWLRGPVPHHAYDVVISDLPDAGFAPSAKLYSQEFYGLAADVLADGGRLAVHAGPVTARSHAYWTVEATIRAAGFTTRAYRAPGRPDRGFVLAVAAAGGAPPAPGPGVVGVEDERPRGLPPSTLLRPRYAE from the coding sequence ATGATCGACCCGCCTCTGCCCGCACCGGTTCAGGGCGGGGTGCGGCCGCCCGTACGTCCGGGCGCGGGCCGGTTCCTCGTCCTCCTCGTGGTCTTCGTCTGCGCGGCCTGCGGACTCGTGTACGAACTCGAACTCGTCGCCCTCGCCTCGTACTTGATCGGCGACTCGGTCACCCAGGCGTCCGTCGTGCTGTCCGTCATGGTCTTCGCGATGGGCATCGGCTCCCTGCTCGCCAAGCGGCTGCGCTGCCATGCGGCCGTCGGCTTCGCCCTGGTGGAGGCGGCGCTCGCGCTCATCGGCGGCTGCTCGGCACTGGTGCTGTACGCGGCCTTCGCCTGGCTCGGCGAGGCGCGACACGCGCTGGTGGCGTTCTCGCTCGCCATCGGGGTGCTGATCGGCGCCGAGATCCCGCTGCTGATGACCCTGATCCAGCGGGCGTCACGACGCGGGGGCGCAGGCGAGGGCGACGAGGACGCCGCGGGCACCGTCGCCGACCTGTTCGCCGCGGACTACGTGGGCGCGCTCGTCGGCGGACTCGCCTTTCCCTTCCTGCTGCTGCCGTGGCTGGGCCAGCTGACGGGCGCGCTGCTCACCGGCGCGGTCAACGCGGTGGCGGGCGGCGCGCTCGTGCTGTGGCTGTTCCGGCGCGACATGTCGGCCCGGTCGCGGTGGTGGCTGCTCGTGGCGAACCTGACGGTGCTGGCCGTGCTGGCCACCGCGACGGCCCTGGTCGACGACTTCGAGTCGGCCGCGCGGCGCGCGGTGTACGGCGAGCCGGTGCGGGTCGCCGTACGGACCGGGGTGCAGGAGGTCGTGCTGACCGGGGCCGAGCACGGGCCGGTCAAGCTGTTCCTGGACGGCCGGCTGCAGGTCAGCGGGGGCCCCGAGGACCGGCACCACCGGGCGCTGGTGGACCCCGCGATGCGCCGGGGACCGCATGCGCGCGTCCTGGTCCTCGGCGGGGGCGACGGTCTCGCGGCGCGCGAAGTGCTCCGGCACCCCGGGGTGCGGTCGGTGACCGTCGTCGAGCTCGACCCCGGAATGGTGCGCCTCGCCCGCTCGGACCCGGCGCTCTCGGCGCTCAACGGGTCCGTGTACCGGGACCCGCGGCTGAAGGTCGTGTACGCGGACGCGTTCTGCTGGCTGCGGGGGCCGGTGCCGCACCACGCGTACGACGTGGTGATCTCGGACCTGCCCGATGCGGGCTTCGCGCCCAGCGCCAAGCTGTACTCCCAGGAGTTCTACGGGCTCGCGGCGGACGTCCTCGCGGACGGCGGACGGCTCGCCGTGCACGCCGGGCCCGTGACGGCGCGGTCGCACGCCTACTGGACCGTCGAGGCCACGATCCGCGCGGCCGGGTTCACGACGCGGGCGTACCGTGCGCCGGGCCGGCCCGACCGGGGCTTCGTCCTCGCCGTCGCCGCGGCGGGGGGCGCGCCGCCGGCCCCGGGACCCGGGGTGGTCGGCGTGGAGGACGAGCGGCCGCGGGGACTTCCGCCGTCGACGCTGCTGCGTCCGCGGTACGCCGAGTGA
- a CDS encoding SRPBCC family protein, whose product MEHEVFVPVPAETLRQTLADPARVARCVPGLQQDADASAGPLAGRLKIRVGGHTITYRGALRITGQDDDFAVEGEGTEARGSGSAKLALTLRLTPAEGGTTLTFTGTAHADGRLAEADAATVAQAGTRLLDRFASSLASKATADGKATDVPQDPTRPDDSTEPGRSGGRPEDAGATRASTEAQAGPGKADADGTPGGEQEGPAGAGSTDDAVTRPSGDDGGTPAADAEPGPGENGADEAQRADAADAPGADASGADASVYDVEVPPSALDPLADEAFGDGEEPPAEAAHARRTMIGRSAEEVDHAPPRGRYAPVPAPGTGTAGSTLRWVAPAAALALASAVVVGRALRRRK is encoded by the coding sequence ATGGAGCATGAGGTGTTCGTTCCGGTTCCGGCAGAGACCCTCCGGCAGACGCTGGCCGACCCTGCGCGGGTCGCCCGGTGCGTCCCCGGGCTCCAACAGGACGCCGACGCGTCGGCGGGCCCGCTCGCCGGCCGGCTGAAGATCCGTGTGGGCGGCCACACGATCACCTACCGCGGTGCTCTCCGGATCACCGGGCAGGACGACGACTTCGCGGTCGAGGGCGAGGGCACGGAGGCCCGCGGTTCCGGCTCCGCCAAGCTCGCCCTGACCCTTCGCCTCACCCCCGCCGAAGGCGGCACCACCCTCACCTTCACCGGCACGGCCCACGCGGACGGCCGACTCGCGGAGGCGGACGCCGCCACGGTCGCCCAGGCGGGCACGCGCCTGCTCGACCGGTTCGCGTCGTCCCTCGCGTCCAAGGCGACGGCGGACGGCAAAGCCACGGACGTGCCGCAGGACCCGACGCGGCCGGACGACTCCACCGAGCCGGGACGGTCGGGCGGCCGCCCGGAGGACGCCGGCGCGACGCGGGCGTCCACGGAGGCGCAGGCCGGTCCGGGGAAGGCCGACGCCGATGGCACCCCCGGCGGGGAGCAGGAAGGACCTGCCGGCGCCGGGAGCACGGACGACGCGGTGACGCGGCCGTCAGGGGACGACGGCGGCACGCCCGCCGCGGATGCGGAGCCAGGGCCCGGGGAGAACGGTGCCGATGAGGCGCAGCGCGCCGACGCGGCTGACGCGCCCGGTGCCGATGCGTCCGGTGCCGACGCGTCCGTCTACGACGTGGAGGTGCCGCCCTCGGCGCTGGACCCATTGGCGGACGAGGCGTTCGGGGACGGCGAGGAGCCGCCGGCGGAGGCCGCCCACGCCCGCCGGACGATGATCGGGCGCAGCGCGGAGGAGGTCGACCACGCGCCGCCGCGGGGACGGTACGCCCCGGTGCCCGCGCCGGGGACCGGCACCGCGGGGAGCACCCTGCGGTGGGTCGCCCCGGCCGCCGCGCTCGCGCTCGCCTCCGCCGTGGTGGTCGGGCGCGCTCTGCGCCGCCGCAAGTAG
- a CDS encoding aldose epimerase family protein has protein sequence MSSEESVRLTAGDVELTVAPANGCRISSLRIAGTELLRQGERYGCFPMVPWCGRTENGRFRNGGVEHQLPINDPPHAIHGTARESAWRTARTGPAEAVFTYELADPWPYTGLVTQTFELTEDSLALQLGIETYDDSFPAQAGWHPWFLRNAFPEGKGARLDFIADWQEERGPNYLPTGRRIEPTPGPWDDCFGMEDGLDVTVTWPDQLELTVKSRTEWVVVYDQEDEAVCVEPQSGPPNGLNTHPRLVTPIDPLEIAATWTWRRLA, from the coding sequence GTGAGTAGCGAAGAGAGCGTCCGGCTCACCGCCGGCGACGTCGAGTTGACCGTGGCCCCGGCGAACGGGTGCCGGATCAGCAGCCTCCGCATCGCCGGGACCGAGCTGCTGCGGCAGGGAGAGCGCTACGGCTGCTTCCCGATGGTCCCGTGGTGTGGTCGCACCGAGAACGGCCGCTTCCGCAACGGCGGTGTCGAGCACCAGCTCCCCATCAACGACCCGCCGCACGCCATCCACGGCACCGCCCGCGAATCCGCCTGGCGCACCGCGCGCACCGGCCCGGCGGAGGCGGTCTTCACCTACGAACTCGCCGACCCCTGGCCGTACACCGGGCTCGTCACCCAGACGTTCGAGCTGACCGAGGACTCCCTCGCGCTGCAGCTCGGCATCGAGACGTACGACGACTCGTTTCCCGCCCAGGCCGGCTGGCACCCGTGGTTCCTGCGCAACGCCTTCCCCGAAGGCAAGGGCGCCCGGCTCGACTTCATCGCCGACTGGCAGGAGGAGCGCGGCCCGAACTACCTCCCCACCGGCCGGCGCATCGAGCCCACGCCCGGCCCCTGGGACGACTGCTTCGGCATGGAGGACGGCCTCGACGTCACCGTCACGTGGCCGGATCAGCTGGAGCTCACGGTGAAGAGCCGCACCGAGTGGGTCGTCGTCTACGACCAGGAGGACGAAGCGGTCTGCGTCGAGCCGCAGTCCGGCCCGCCGAACGGGCTGAACACCCACCCCCGTCTGGTCACCCCCATCGACCCCCTCGAAATCGCCGCGACCTGGACGTGGCGCCGCCTCGCATAA
- the pyrE gene encoding orotate phosphoribosyltransferase, with translation MTDVRAELLQQIKDKAVVHGKVTLSSGIEADWYIDLRRITLDGQAAPMVGQVMLDATAELDYDCVGGLTLGADPVATSMLHAAAARGQRLDAYVVRKAGKAHGMQRRIEGTDVKGRRCLVVEDVSTTGGSPLTAVEAVREAGGEVVAVAVIVERGAAPKIAEAGLPYVNAYSLDDLGLA, from the coding sequence ATGACTGACGTACGCGCTGAGCTGCTCCAGCAGATCAAGGACAAGGCCGTGGTGCACGGCAAGGTGACCCTCTCCTCGGGGATCGAGGCCGACTGGTACATCGACCTGCGCCGGATCACGCTGGACGGCCAGGCGGCACCGATGGTCGGACAGGTGATGCTCGACGCCACCGCGGAGCTGGACTACGACTGCGTGGGCGGTCTGACGCTCGGCGCCGACCCGGTCGCCACCTCGATGCTGCACGCGGCAGCGGCTCGCGGGCAGCGTCTCGACGCGTACGTCGTCCGCAAGGCGGGCAAGGCGCACGGGATGCAGCGCCGCATCGAGGGCACGGACGTGAAGGGCCGGCGCTGCCTGGTCGTCGAGGACGTCTCCACCACCGGTGGCTCCCCGCTGACCGCCGTCGAGGCGGTACGGGAGGCCGGTGGCGAGGTCGTCGCGGTCGCCGTGATCGTGGAGCGGGGCGCCGCCCCCAAGATCGCCGAGGCGGGCCTCCCGTACGTCAACGCGTACTCGCTCGACGACCTCGGTCTGGCCTGA
- the fbaA gene encoding class II fructose-bisphosphate aldolase, giving the protein MPIATPEVYAEMLDRAKAGKFAYPAINVTSSQTLHAALRGFAEAESDGIIQISTGGAEFLGGQYSKDMVTGAVALAEFAHIVAAKYDVTVALHTDHCPKDKLDGYVRPLLAISAERVANGQNPLFQSHMWDGSAETLADNLAIGQELLAQAAAAKIILEVEITPTGGEEDGVTHEINDELYTTVEDAIRTAEALGLGEKGRYLLAASFGNVHGVYKPGNVVLRPELLKDLQAGVAAKFGKADPFDFVFHGGSGSTAEEIATALENGVVKMNLDTDTQYAFTRPVADHMFKNYDGVLKVDGEVGSKKTYDPRTWGKAAEAGMAKRVTEACAALRSTGTKLK; this is encoded by the coding sequence ATGCCCATCGCAACCCCCGAGGTCTACGCCGAGATGCTCGACCGGGCGAAGGCTGGCAAGTTCGCCTACCCGGCCATCAACGTCACCTCGTCCCAGACCCTGCACGCTGCGCTGCGCGGCTTCGCGGAGGCCGAGAGCGACGGCATCATCCAGATCTCCACGGGTGGTGCGGAGTTCCTGGGCGGCCAGTACAGCAAGGACATGGTGACCGGCGCGGTCGCGCTCGCCGAGTTCGCGCACATCGTCGCCGCGAAGTACGACGTCACCGTCGCCCTGCACACGGACCACTGCCCCAAGGACAAGCTGGACGGCTATGTCCGCCCGCTGCTCGCGATCTCCGCCGAGCGCGTCGCGAACGGCCAGAACCCGCTCTTCCAGTCGCACATGTGGGACGGCTCCGCCGAGACCCTCGCCGACAACCTGGCCATCGGCCAGGAGCTGCTGGCCCAGGCCGCCGCAGCCAAGATCATCCTTGAGGTCGAGATCACCCCGACCGGCGGTGAAGAGGACGGCGTCACCCACGAGATCAACGACGAGCTGTACACCACCGTCGAGGACGCCATCCGCACCGCCGAGGCGCTCGGCCTGGGCGAGAAGGGCCGCTACCTGCTGGCCGCGTCCTTCGGCAACGTCCACGGCGTCTACAAGCCGGGCAACGTCGTGCTCCGTCCGGAGCTGCTCAAGGACCTCCAGGCCGGTGTCGCCGCCAAGTTCGGCAAGGCCGACCCGTTCGACTTCGTCTTCCACGGTGGCTCCGGCTCCACGGCCGAGGAGATCGCCACCGCGCTGGAGAACGGCGTCGTGAAGATGAACCTCGACACCGACACCCAGTACGCCTTCACCCGCCCCGTCGCGGACCACATGTTCAAGAACTACGACGGTGTGCTGAAGGTCGACGGCGAGGTCGGCTCCAAGAAGACGTACGACCCGCGCACCTGGGGCAAGGCGGCCGAGGCCGGCATGGCCAAGCGCGTGACCGAGGCGTGCGCGGCGCTGCGCTCGACCGGTACGAAGCTGAAGTAA
- a CDS encoding MalY/PatB family protein yields the protein MTTYDFDTPVDRRGTASVQWDGVADRFGVPGLLPFTISDMDFPCPPQVLDALRERVAHGVFGYTDWRLGEFREAIRGWYAGRHDTALDPEWIVYAPSVLSLLSQLLQMWTEPGDGVVVHTPTYDGFRKAVTGLGRELRGVPMRDAAGLERELARPDAKVLLLCSPHNPTGRVWTETALGEMARMARTHGVAVIADEIHADFAHDGHRHLPWTRFVTDRGRGPGRWALITSASKAFNFPGLNGSYGIIGDPEERATFVRRMETGEGLASPAVLSLTAHIAAYREGAQWLDAARSYVAGNMTMLADRLRSAFPELRWEPPQAGYLAWIDLRALGVDDEALQRELVERERVAIMRGGVYGAEGFVRVNLGCPRSKAEAGADALVRALTRLRA from the coding sequence ATGACGACGTACGACTTCGACACCCCCGTCGACCGGCGCGGCACCGCGAGCGTGCAGTGGGACGGTGTCGCCGACCGCTTCGGCGTGCCCGGACTGCTGCCGTTCACCATCTCCGACATGGACTTCCCCTGCCCGCCGCAGGTGCTGGACGCCCTGCGTGAGCGCGTTGCGCACGGGGTGTTCGGGTACACCGACTGGCGGCTCGGCGAGTTCCGTGAGGCGATACGCGGGTGGTACGCGGGGCGGCACGACACCGCGCTCGATCCGGAGTGGATCGTGTACGCGCCGTCCGTGCTGAGCCTGCTGTCGCAGCTGCTGCAGATGTGGACGGAGCCGGGGGACGGGGTGGTCGTCCACACGCCCACGTACGACGGCTTCCGCAAGGCGGTGACCGGGCTCGGGCGGGAGCTTCGAGGAGTGCCGATGAGGGACGCGGCCGGGCTGGAGCGGGAGCTCGCCCGGCCGGACGCGAAGGTGCTGCTCCTGTGCTCGCCGCACAACCCGACCGGGCGGGTGTGGACGGAGACGGCGCTGGGCGAGATGGCCCGGATGGCGCGGACGCACGGCGTCGCCGTGATCGCCGACGAGATCCACGCGGACTTCGCACACGACGGGCACCGGCATCTGCCGTGGACGCGGTTCGTGACGGACCGGGGGCGTGGGCCGGGGCGCTGGGCGCTGATCACGTCCGCGTCGAAGGCGTTCAACTTCCCCGGGCTGAACGGCTCGTACGGGATCATCGGCGATCCGGAGGAGCGCGCGACGTTCGTCCGCCGGATGGAGACGGGGGAGGGCCTCGCCTCCCCGGCGGTGCTCTCCCTGACCGCGCACATCGCCGCGTACCGGGAGGGGGCCCAGTGGCTGGACGCGGCGCGAAGCTATGTCGCCGGGAACATGACGATGCTCGCGGACCGGCTGCGGTCCGCGTTCCCCGAGCTGCGCTGGGAGCCGCCACAGGCCGGATACCTGGCGTGGATCGACCTCCGCGCGCTCGGCGTGGACGATGAGGCGCTCCAGCGGGAGCTGGTGGAGCGGGAGCGGGTCGCGATCATGCGGGGCGGGGTCTACGGGGCGGAGGGCTTCGTCCGCGTGAATCTGGGCTGCCCGCGGAGCAAGGCGGAGGCCGGCGCCGACGCTCTCGTCCGCGCCCTGACCCGCCTGAGGGCGTGA
- a CDS encoding MFS transporter: MDIRLASATGRWVVLTTVLGSSMALLDSTVVNVALPHIGDDLDADLADLQWIVNAYTLTLAGLILLGGALGDRYGRRRVFVIGVVWFALASLACGLAPNDLALIIARALQGVGGALLTPGSLALIEASFHPDDRAKAVGLWSGFGGVGAAIGPFVGGWLVDGPGWRWVFLLNVPLAALCVPVALRHVPESRDPAAHGRFDVLGAALGALSLALVTYALIETTWWTGIAGVVVGVLFVWVERHRPDPMLPLSVFHSRLFTSVNLVTMCVYAAFGGFFFLAALQLQVVLGYSALEAGVALLPTTVLMLLFSARSGELGQRIGPRIPLTVGPLLCAAGMLLMLRAEAGAAYVTHVLPALVVMGLGMVTVVAPLTATVLASVESSRAGLASGINNAAARAAGLLAVAALPLLTGMGPEAYRIPEEFAATFRRAMPLCAGVLVVGAVLAFATVRTPEKYSRAKCKLHCSVGAPPLEPQRRTTGTTGQEPTGGRSG; this comes from the coding sequence ATGGACATCAGGCTCGCGTCGGCCACCGGGCGCTGGGTGGTCCTGACGACCGTCCTCGGGTCCAGCATGGCCCTGCTCGACTCGACCGTCGTCAATGTCGCCCTGCCCCACATCGGCGACGACCTCGACGCGGACCTCGCCGACCTCCAGTGGATCGTCAACGCCTACACGCTGACCCTCGCCGGGCTGATCCTGCTCGGCGGGGCGCTCGGGGACCGGTACGGGCGGCGAAGAGTGTTCGTGATCGGGGTGGTGTGGTTCGCGCTGGCGTCGCTCGCGTGCGGGCTGGCACCCAACGACCTGGCGTTGATCATCGCCCGGGCCCTCCAGGGCGTCGGCGGCGCGCTGCTCACCCCCGGGTCGCTCGCGCTCATCGAGGCGAGTTTCCACCCGGACGACAGGGCGAAGGCCGTGGGCCTGTGGTCCGGGTTCGGTGGCGTCGGCGCGGCGATCGGGCCGTTCGTCGGCGGGTGGCTGGTCGACGGGCCCGGCTGGCGCTGGGTGTTCCTGCTGAACGTGCCGCTGGCCGCGCTGTGCGTGCCCGTGGCGCTGCGCCACGTCCCCGAGTCGCGGGACCCGGCGGCGCACGGCCGGTTCGACGTGCTGGGCGCGGCGCTCGGGGCCCTGAGCCTCGCGCTGGTGACGTACGCGCTGATCGAAACGACGTGGTGGACCGGGATCGCGGGCGTCGTCGTGGGCGTGCTGTTCGTGTGGGTCGAGCGGCACCGGCCGGATCCCATGCTCCCGTTGTCGGTCTTCCACTCCCGGCTGTTCACGTCGGTCAATCTGGTGACCATGTGCGTGTACGCCGCGTTCGGCGGGTTCTTCTTCCTCGCCGCGCTGCAACTCCAGGTCGTCCTCGGCTACTCGGCCCTGGAGGCCGGCGTCGCGCTGCTGCCCACCACGGTGCTGATGCTGCTGTTCTCCGCGCGCTCCGGCGAGCTCGGCCAGCGGATCGGCCCGCGTATCCCGCTCACCGTGGGCCCGCTGCTGTGCGCCGCCGGGATGCTGCTGATGCTGCGGGCCGAAGCGGGCGCCGCGTACGTCACGCACGTGCTGCCGGCGCTGGTGGTGATGGGCCTCGGCATGGTGACCGTGGTGGCGCCGCTGACCGCGACCGTCCTGGCGTCCGTCGAGAGCTCGCGGGCGGGGCTGGCCAGTGGCATCAACAACGCGGCGGCCCGCGCGGCGGGCCTGCTCGCGGTGGCCGCGCTGCCGCTGCTGACCGGGATGGGACCGGAGGCGTACCGGATACCGGAGGAGTTCGCGGCGACGTTCCGGCGGGCGATGCCCCTGTGCGCCGGGGTGCTCGTGGTGGGGGCGGTGCTGGCCTTCGCGACGGTGCGTACGCCGGAGAAGTACTCCCGCGCCAAGTGCAAGCTCCACTGCAGTGTCGGCGCACCGCCGCTGGAACCACAGAGGAGGACGACGGGGACGACCGGGCAGGAGCCTACGGGCGGTCGATCCGGTTGA
- a CDS encoding DUF3151 domain-containing protein: protein MVIHENLLGGPPPTHLPDVPEPREMLANGTAPADVAAKYPTSSLAWAQLADDAFAGGRVVESYAYARTGYHRGLDALRRSGWKGHGPVPWEHEPNRGFLRALHALARAARAIGEQDEYERCTTFLRDSSQTAADTLG, encoded by the coding sequence ATGGTCATCCACGAAAACCTGCTGGGGGGACCGCCCCCCACTCATCTGCCCGACGTCCCCGAGCCGCGGGAGATGCTCGCGAACGGCACGGCGCCCGCCGACGTCGCCGCGAAGTACCCGACCTCCTCGCTGGCCTGGGCCCAGCTCGCCGACGACGCGTTCGCGGGCGGCCGGGTCGTCGAGTCGTACGCGTACGCGCGTACGGGCTACCACCGGGGCCTCGACGCGCTGCGCCGCAGCGGCTGGAAGGGTCACGGCCCGGTGCCGTGGGAGCACGAGCCCAATCGTGGCTTCCTGCGTGCCCTGCACGCGCTCGCCCGTGCCGCCCGGGCGATCGGCGAGCAGGACGAGTACGAGCGCTGCACGACGTTCCTGCGGGACTCGTCCCAGACGGCGGCGGACACCCTCGGCTGA
- the kynA gene encoding tryptophan 2,3-dioxygenase, translated as MSQYPDASGAGSVTPNLDFAGTTPYEDYVQADVLTHLQHPLSDDPGEMVFLVTTQVMELWFTVIVHEWETASRALRRDEVPVALDALKRSVRELDALNASWRPLAQLTPMQFNSYRSALGEGSGFQSAMYRRMEFLLGEKSASMLVPHRGAPRVHAELEKALHEPSLYDEVLRLLARRGLPVPQSVLDRDLSQRYEPSPEIEQVWAAVYRDDDQHAELVRLGEALTDVGELVWRWRNDHLVATRRAMGSKTGTGGSAGVAWLEKRATKNVFPELWTARSHV; from the coding sequence ATGTCGCAGTATCCCGATGCCTCCGGAGCCGGTTCGGTCACCCCGAACCTCGACTTCGCGGGCACGACCCCGTACGAGGACTACGTCCAGGCCGACGTGCTCACCCACCTCCAGCACCCCCTCTCCGACGATCCCGGCGAGATGGTGTTCCTGGTCACCACCCAGGTGATGGAGCTGTGGTTCACCGTCATCGTCCACGAGTGGGAGACCGCCTCCCGCGCCCTGCGCCGCGACGAAGTGCCCGTCGCGCTGGACGCGCTCAAGCGCTCCGTACGGGAGCTGGACGCGCTCAACGCCTCGTGGCGGCCGCTCGCACAGCTCACGCCCATGCAGTTCAACTCGTACCGCAGCGCCCTCGGTGAGGGCTCCGGCTTCCAGTCGGCGATGTACCGGCGGATGGAGTTCCTGCTCGGCGAGAAGTCGGCGTCGATGCTGGTGCCGCACCGCGGCGCCCCGCGCGTCCACGCCGAGCTGGAGAAGGCCCTGCACGAGCCGAGCCTCTACGACGAGGTGCTGCGGCTGCTGGCCCGGCGCGGGCTGCCCGTGCCGCAGTCCGTCCTCGACCGCGATCTGTCGCAGCGCTACGAGCCGTCGCCCGAGATCGAGCAGGTGTGGGCCGCCGTGTACCGGGACGACGACCAGCATGCCGAGCTGGTACGGCTCGGCGAGGCGCTCACCGACGTCGGCGAGCTGGTGTGGCGCTGGCGCAACGATCACCTCGTCGCGACCCGGCGGGCCATGGGCTCCAAGACCGGCACCGGTGGCTCCGCGGGCGTCGCCTGGCTGGAGAAGCGGGCGACGAAGAACGTCTTCCCCGAGCTGTGGACGGCGCGCAGCCATGTCTGA
- the kynU gene encoding kynureninase — protein MSDTTLADTAAALDAADELAERRELFALEGSVVYLDGNSLGALPRHVPDRLADVVTREWGELRIRSWDESGWWTAPERIGERIAPLVGAAPGQVVVGDSTSVNVFKAVVAAVRMAPDDRDEILVDATTFPTDGYIAQSAARLTGRRLVPVTPAELPAALGPRTAVVLLNHVDYRTGRLHDLPALTAAVHEAGALAVWDLCHSAGALPVGLDEHGVDLAVGCTYKYLNGGPGSPAYLYVAERHQDRFDSPLPGWNSHADPFAMAAGFAAADGAVRGRVGTPDILSMLALEAALDVWDGVTVEAVRAKSLALTDFFLECVEAYVPKGRVTSLTPVAHAERGSQVALSCPDAPAVMEELIARGVVGDLRRPDVLRFGFTPLYVGFADTERAARTLADVLAEVPAPQIG, from the coding sequence ATGTCTGATACCACACTCGCCGACACGGCGGCGGCGCTGGACGCCGCGGACGAACTGGCCGAGCGACGCGAACTGTTCGCGCTCGAAGGCTCCGTGGTGTACCTCGACGGGAACTCGCTCGGCGCGCTGCCGCGCCACGTCCCGGACCGGCTGGCCGATGTCGTCACCCGTGAATGGGGCGAGCTGCGCATCCGCTCCTGGGACGAGAGCGGCTGGTGGACGGCGCCCGAGCGGATCGGTGAGCGGATCGCCCCGCTCGTCGGCGCGGCGCCCGGCCAGGTCGTGGTCGGCGACTCGACCAGCGTCAACGTCTTCAAGGCGGTCGTCGCGGCGGTACGGATGGCCCCGGACGACCGGGACGAGATCCTCGTCGACGCGACGACGTTCCCCACGGACGGGTACATCGCTCAGTCCGCGGCCCGGCTGACCGGCCGCCGCCTCGTGCCCGTCACCCCGGCGGAGCTGCCCGCCGCGCTCGGGCCCCGTACCGCCGTCGTGCTCCTCAACCACGTCGACTACCGCACCGGCCGGCTGCACGACCTGCCGGCGCTCACCGCGGCCGTCCACGAGGCGGGCGCCCTGGCCGTGTGGGACCTGTGCCACAGCGCGGGCGCGCTGCCCGTCGGCCTCGACGAGCACGGCGTGGACCTCGCGGTGGGCTGCACGTACAAGTACCTCAACGGAGGCCCGGGTTCGCCGGCGTACCTGTACGTCGCCGAGCGCCACCAGGACCGGTTCGACTCGCCGCTGCCCGGCTGGAACTCGCACGCCGACCCGTTCGCGATGGCAGCGGGATTCGCGGCGGCTGACGGAGCGGTGCGCGGCAGGGTCGGCACGCCGGACATCCTGTCGATGCTCGCGCTGGAGGCGGCCCTCGACGTGTGGGACGGGGTCACGGTGGAGGCGGTACGGGCCAAGAGCCTCGCCCTCACGGACTTCTTCCTGGAGTGCGTCGAGGCGTACGTGCCGAAGGGCAGGGTCACCTCGCTCACCCCGGTCGCGCACGCCGAGCGCGGGAGCCAGGTCGCGCTGTCCTGCCCGGACGCCCCGGCCGTGATGGAGGAGCTGATCGCCCGCGGGGTCGTCGGCGATCTGCGCCGCCCTGACGTGCTGCGATTCGGGTTCACTCCGCTGTACGTCGGATTCGCGGACACCGAGCGCGCGGCGCGGACTCTCGCCGACGTCCTCGCCGAGGTGCCCGCCCCGCAGATCGGCTGA